One window from the genome of Thermococcus siculi encodes:
- a CDS encoding CGP-CTERM-anchored Cys-rich protein, producing the protein MKRLAALAILLIFAITPIVNACMSPADSYAVEVVLNKPGVAYDVGRLDQAQNVAFEDGTYLYRSHHDPRLYVMVWNASDGPHVRVQIPVEWREESVSVASLNVSIIVTNETLKKLRSDGWNVVNNATFERNGVKIALSPVKGSECTSDADCATGGCSGEVCAPKEEASKIVTPCVYREWYSCLGMTGCGCVNGMCTWKPNPAFEACLRDHGIDPARVIRAGYFEMRVEAINESDDEVNAAVRDFLGAFGISCNAPLTLVKTSVSRLSPEVEPSEVNASEALLAELRWLMDNGVVNLSDSDLEAIAGVAEWGYSGHNSHIGWYETENGGHAWIPYHKSKNPRLVKCFSRTFPTYEIPNGTAYFEANTSTTVNTLTGLTVCGPGLVVLALLLVPLIRRR; encoded by the coding sequence ATGAAGAGACTGGCGGCGCTGGCAATACTCCTGATCTTCGCGATAACGCCCATCGTTAACGCCTGCATGAGTCCCGCGGATAGCTACGCGGTCGAGGTCGTCCTCAACAAACCGGGGGTAGCCTATGACGTTGGGAGGCTCGATCAGGCTCAGAACGTCGCCTTCGAGGACGGCACCTACCTCTACCGCTCCCACCATGACCCGAGGCTGTACGTGATGGTCTGGAACGCGAGCGACGGCCCCCACGTCAGGGTTCAGATACCGGTGGAGTGGAGGGAGGAGTCGGTTTCAGTGGCATCGCTCAACGTCTCCATTATCGTGACCAACGAGACCCTGAAAAAACTAAGATCCGATGGATGGAACGTCGTTAACAATGCGACCTTCGAGAGGAACGGCGTTAAAATAGCTCTCTCCCCCGTTAAGGGAAGCGAGTGCACCTCCGACGCCGACTGTGCCACGGGCGGGTGCTCCGGTGAGGTCTGCGCTCCAAAGGAGGAGGCATCGAAGATAGTGACCCCCTGCGTTTACCGCGAGTGGTACTCCTGTCTGGGCATGACGGGCTGCGGCTGCGTGAATGGGATGTGCACGTGGAAGCCGAACCCCGCCTTCGAGGCCTGCCTGCGGGATCACGGAATAGATCCGGCGAGGGTGATAAGAGCCGGTTACTTTGAGATGAGGGTTGAGGCCATAAACGAATCTGACGACGAGGTGAACGCCGCAGTCAGGGACTTCCTTGGTGCCTTTGGGATATCGTGCAACGCCCCGCTGACGCTGGTTAAGACTTCGGTGAGCAGACTTTCCCCGGAAGTAGAGCCGTCCGAGGTGAACGCCTCCGAGGCCCTGCTGGCCGAGCTTCGCTGGCTTATGGATAACGGCGTTGTCAACTTGAGCGACTCCGACCTTGAGGCCATCGCCGGTGTTGCGGAGTGGGGCTACTCCGGCCACAACTCGCACATCGGCTGGTACGAGACTGAAAACGGAGGCCATGCCTGGATACCGTATCACAAAAGCAAAAATCCGAGGCTCGTGAAGTGCTTCTCAAGGACGTTTCCAACTTATGAGATCCCCAACGGAACGGCGTACTTTGAGGCGAACACATCGACCACCGTCAACACCCTCACCGGTTTAACCGTCTGTGGCCCGGGGCTGGTCGTGCTGGCCCTGCTCCTCGTCCCGCTCATCCGGAGGAGGTGA
- the eno gene encoding phosphopyruvate hydratase: protein MENPFEITGVVAREILDSRGNPTVEVEVYTPVSMGRAAVPSGASTGTHEALELRDGGKRYLGKGVRRAVENVNKIIAPEIIGMDVTWQRDIDSLLLELDGTENKSNLGANAMLGVSLAVAKAAANALGLPLYQYIGGTNAYVMPVPMSNVINGGVHAGNELDFQEFMIMPVGADSFREAIRWVSETYHVLKGVIAEKYGKNAVNVGDEGGFAPPMKEVTEPLEVLITAIEEAGYKPGDEIAFALDAASSEFFHPDSGKYIVSGKEYDRGELLELYRELVSAYPIVSIEDPFHEEDWEGFAMITKELGSKIQIVGDDLFVTNPKRIRKGIEMGAANALLLKVNQIGTLSEAIDAAYTSFRAGYGVVVSHRSGETEDATIADLAVALNAGQIKTGAPARSDRNAKYNQLIRIEEELEGIARYPGRKFRNPFL from the coding sequence ATGGAGAACCCGTTTGAGATAACAGGAGTCGTGGCGAGGGAGATACTCGACAGCAGGGGAAACCCGACGGTTGAGGTCGAGGTCTACACGCCCGTTAGCATGGGAAGGGCGGCCGTCCCGAGCGGAGCGAGCACCGGTACCCACGAGGCCCTCGAGCTTCGCGACGGCGGAAAGCGCTACCTCGGGAAGGGCGTCAGAAGGGCCGTTGAGAACGTCAACAAGATAATCGCTCCGGAGATAATCGGAATGGACGTCACCTGGCAGAGGGACATAGACAGCCTTCTCCTCGAGCTGGACGGAACCGAGAACAAGAGCAACCTCGGAGCGAACGCGATGCTCGGCGTTTCTCTGGCCGTTGCCAAAGCAGCCGCCAACGCCCTTGGTTTACCGCTCTACCAGTACATAGGCGGAACGAACGCCTACGTCATGCCTGTCCCGATGAGCAACGTCATAAATGGCGGTGTCCACGCCGGCAACGAGCTTGACTTCCAGGAGTTCATGATAATGCCGGTTGGAGCCGACTCCTTCAGGGAGGCAATAAGGTGGGTTTCTGAAACCTATCACGTCCTCAAGGGCGTCATAGCCGAGAAGTACGGCAAGAACGCAGTCAACGTTGGTGACGAGGGCGGCTTCGCCCCGCCGATGAAGGAAGTCACCGAGCCGCTCGAGGTTCTCATAACGGCCATCGAGGAGGCCGGCTACAAGCCCGGCGACGAGATAGCCTTCGCCCTCGATGCAGCCTCAAGCGAGTTCTTCCACCCTGACAGTGGCAAGTACATCGTCTCGGGGAAGGAGTACGACAGGGGAGAACTCCTCGAGCTTTACAGGGAACTCGTCTCGGCCTACCCGATAGTTTCCATCGAGGACCCGTTCCACGAGGAGGACTGGGAAGGCTTCGCCATGATAACCAAGGAACTCGGAAGCAAGATACAGATCGTTGGAGACGACCTCTTCGTCACCAACCCGAAGAGAATTAGGAAGGGCATCGAGATGGGTGCCGCCAACGCGCTCCTCCTCAAGGTGAACCAGATAGGAACCCTCAGCGAGGCCATAGATGCGGCCTACACCTCATTCAGGGCAGGCTACGGCGTCGTCGTCTCCCACAGGAGCGGAGAGACGGAGGACGCCACCATAGCCGACCTCGCGGTTGCCCTCAACGCGGGCCAGATAAAGACCGGCGCCCCGGCGAGGAGCGACAGGAACGCCAAGTACAACCAGCTCATACGCATAGAGGAGGAACTCGAGGGCATAGCCCGCTATCCGGGCAGGAAGTTCAGGAACCCGTTCCTCTGA
- a CDS encoding PadR family transcriptional regulator, producing MGEDVSFVRSLFTVPVKNLILIIVGLNGEIHGYGILKEIERVSHGFWKPSPGNLYTMLNKMVEEGLLEPHEEYRGKRRLVKYSLTERGWDYIRESNELALQSLYRAIEYHELMREKLRERGYGGELAREAIVEYLSVLDGVIELLERKREQLRAMLEEGSE from the coding sequence ATGGGGGAGGACGTCTCGTTCGTGAGGAGTCTCTTCACGGTTCCGGTGAAGAACCTGATACTCATCATAGTGGGCCTCAACGGTGAAATCCATGGCTATGGAATACTCAAGGAGATAGAGCGCGTCTCTCATGGCTTTTGGAAACCGAGTCCCGGGAACCTCTACACCATGCTCAACAAGATGGTGGAGGAGGGTCTGCTCGAGCCCCACGAGGAGTACCGCGGAAAGAGGAGGCTGGTTAAATATTCCCTGACCGAGAGGGGCTGGGACTACATCAGGGAGTCGAACGAGCTCGCCCTCCAATCCCTCTACAGGGCCATAGAGTACCACGAGCTGATGAGGGAGAAGCTCCGCGAGAGGGGTTACGGTGGGGAGCTTGCGAGGGAGGCCATAGTGGAGTACCTCAGTGTCCTCGACGGGGTCATAGAACTCCTGGAAAGGAAGAGGGAGCAGCTCAGGGCAATGCTCGAGGAAGGTTCGGAGTGA
- a CDS encoding MMPL family transporter: MAWNEWIARHAKIVMLIWLIAILLLGPMAMKLGSVTSYSMEQMMPKGIESIEVQNIMSEHFVESQNENLTYLIVTNISVNDPDAEKAYWAFKERVEGKYAHNVTSYYDALNRLDEKSHDIALNVTMMTANVTGLLYSTAIKTNASFGVYLDQVYLLANTTETTRESLVGIAGAYVILNENLTKLYHQMNGTAELLREADGAYLRIAQEMPNATEEERKTALESLLYDSVNESVKPLVPAIVETVALYDPVPNGTLIMYPELLENATVEFTYNLMEQENPEMVLPREVLLQVYRSGGDPEIIGGISQGILFERTREGLEGKVPDPEGTAEVLVSTATADPEGILSGETLENATVSAVMDLLPPEQARPELEEIIRALYNGADPRGLAEGTFLEGLEKKLSENLPPETPESVKTAVLALAKVVVRNYPMNEAQVEALVKGTTEAMVEKLLEEGLGDIELNLNVTQLVEIAYEFKDNPEAITREDVKPIAEQVYPSLYAIMGSYINMLKSPDNTSIMVTFIPAGETAPGQDEFKYLAENATIVKETALEEFGKYFPNVDGALGGNPIQMHEMFALGQEDNAKTTRVSVTGALIILLILMGTAILATLLPFAGVGTAVMTALGITYLLAKGDVMSVGNWAIMLTVTTALGLGIDYSTYYLHRFREYLAEGYDHEKAVAEALKRSKDAVLASAATDIIAFASFILAWEFPMFRQMGIIAPLAVVSVLVASLTFIPAMTALIGDKPFFWWPRKLEKHLENVDIHERSRIAGWVVRHAKLVLVLGILIAAPATYAFFTFEGSHDMTLFMPENSETYKFIQLSLDKFGAAVASPYYVILEFNGPITNDDLKLIMDVSEHISGMEGVTSVYSPVMPYGTPVENLTLDTIKALGGDRYISDDGSIVLIQVSAKYDENSNEAKDLIRAMRDYVRGVASENERLARGMVGGNAALSMDLSDKINDVFWNRILPVALLLMFLSLIPTLKGLPAVFSTIGTIFLGVMTSIWVSTWLFEEVFGQQVMWFLPLMVFVVLMGVGIDYNSFYLVKARDEFERRKPEEALIVAAGTMDVLVIGLAAVLAVTYGSLVLSGTWGMREIGFTLAAGVLLTATLAVYFIGPAFMSLFGKKAWWPLFKEKSE, encoded by the coding sequence ATGGCCTGGAACGAGTGGATAGCAAGGCACGCGAAGATTGTAATGCTCATCTGGCTCATAGCGATCCTCCTGCTCGGCCCGATGGCTATGAAACTGGGAAGCGTAACGAGCTACAGCATGGAGCAGATGATGCCCAAGGGCATCGAGTCCATCGAGGTTCAAAATATAATGAGCGAGCACTTCGTGGAGTCCCAGAACGAGAACCTGACGTACCTCATAGTAACCAACATCAGCGTGAACGATCCAGATGCCGAGAAAGCATACTGGGCATTCAAGGAGAGGGTTGAAGGGAAATACGCCCACAACGTCACCTCCTACTACGACGCCCTCAACCGGCTGGACGAGAAGAGCCACGACATAGCGCTCAACGTGACGATGATGACGGCCAACGTGACGGGTCTCCTCTACAGCACGGCAATCAAAACGAACGCTTCCTTTGGCGTTTACCTCGACCAAGTCTACCTCCTCGCCAACACCACGGAGACCACCAGGGAAAGCCTCGTCGGCATAGCGGGGGCGTATGTCATTCTAAACGAGAACCTCACAAAGCTCTACCATCAGATGAACGGGACGGCGGAGCTGCTCAGGGAAGCCGACGGTGCCTATCTCAGGATAGCCCAGGAGATGCCGAACGCAACCGAGGAGGAAAGGAAGACCGCCCTTGAGAGCCTGCTCTACGACAGCGTGAACGAGAGCGTTAAGCCCCTTGTGCCAGCGATAGTCGAAACCGTTGCCCTCTACGACCCGGTGCCGAACGGAACCCTGATCATGTATCCGGAACTGCTGGAGAACGCCACGGTGGAGTTCACATACAACCTTATGGAGCAGGAGAACCCGGAGATGGTTCTCCCGAGGGAGGTTCTCCTCCAGGTCTACCGGAGCGGTGGAGATCCGGAAATCATAGGTGGAATCTCCCAGGGGATCCTGTTCGAGAGGACGAGGGAGGGCCTCGAGGGGAAGGTTCCCGACCCGGAGGGGACGGCCGAGGTTCTCGTCTCCACGGCCACCGCGGATCCGGAGGGAATACTGAGCGGAGAGACCCTCGAGAACGCAACGGTTTCAGCTGTTATGGACCTCCTACCGCCGGAACAGGCGAGACCGGAGCTTGAAGAAATAATAAGGGCGCTCTACAACGGGGCCGATCCGAGGGGGCTGGCGGAGGGGACCTTCCTCGAAGGGCTTGAGAAAAAGCTCTCCGAGAACCTGCCGCCAGAAACTCCGGAGAGCGTTAAGACGGCCGTTCTGGCCCTTGCAAAGGTCGTCGTCAGGAACTACCCGATGAACGAGGCCCAGGTCGAGGCGCTGGTGAAGGGGACCACCGAGGCCATGGTGGAGAAGCTCCTCGAGGAAGGCCTAGGGGACATCGAGCTGAACCTCAACGTCACCCAGCTCGTCGAGATAGCCTACGAATTCAAGGACAATCCAGAAGCGATAACCCGCGAGGACGTGAAGCCGATAGCCGAGCAGGTCTACCCGAGTCTCTACGCCATCATGGGGTCGTATATAAACATGCTCAAGAGCCCGGACAACACCAGCATAATGGTAACCTTCATCCCGGCCGGAGAAACCGCCCCGGGGCAGGATGAGTTCAAGTACCTCGCGGAAAACGCGACTATCGTCAAGGAAACCGCTCTGGAGGAGTTCGGGAAGTACTTCCCCAACGTCGACGGCGCCCTCGGGGGCAACCCGATACAGATGCACGAGATGTTCGCACTCGGTCAAGAGGACAACGCCAAAACAACGAGGGTGAGCGTTACAGGGGCGCTGATAATCCTTCTCATCCTTATGGGGACGGCCATACTCGCGACTCTTCTGCCCTTCGCGGGGGTCGGGACGGCGGTGATGACCGCCCTCGGAATAACCTACCTGCTCGCGAAGGGCGACGTCATGAGCGTCGGGAACTGGGCCATCATGCTCACGGTTACCACCGCCCTCGGTCTGGGAATAGACTATTCAACCTACTACCTCCACCGCTTCAGAGAGTATCTTGCAGAAGGCTACGACCACGAGAAAGCCGTTGCTGAAGCTCTGAAGCGCTCGAAGGACGCGGTTTTGGCGAGCGCTGCAACTGACATAATAGCCTTCGCCAGCTTCATCCTCGCCTGGGAGTTCCCCATGTTCAGACAGATGGGAATAATAGCCCCCCTCGCAGTGGTTTCCGTGCTCGTGGCGAGCCTGACCTTCATCCCCGCCATGACCGCCCTGATAGGGGACAAACCCTTCTTCTGGTGGCCGAGGAAGCTCGAGAAGCACCTGGAGAACGTTGACATCCACGAGAGGAGCAGGATAGCGGGGTGGGTTGTGAGGCACGCGAAGCTCGTCCTAGTGTTGGGAATACTCATAGCGGCCCCGGCAACCTACGCGTTCTTCACCTTCGAGGGCAGCCACGACATGACGCTGTTCATGCCTGAGAACAGCGAGACCTACAAGTTCATACAGCTGAGTCTGGACAAGTTCGGTGCCGCGGTGGCCTCGCCCTACTACGTCATCCTCGAGTTCAACGGGCCGATAACAAACGACGACCTGAAGCTCATCATGGATGTGAGCGAGCACATATCCGGCATGGAGGGGGTAACTTCGGTTTACTCGCCGGTAATGCCCTACGGAACCCCCGTGGAGAATCTGACCCTCGATACCATAAAGGCCCTCGGCGGGGACCGCTACATTTCAGACGACGGGAGCATCGTCCTGATACAGGTAAGCGCCAAGTACGACGAGAACAGCAACGAAGCCAAGGACCTGATAAGAGCGATGAGGGATTATGTAAGGGGCGTTGCATCGGAGAACGAAAGGCTCGCCAGGGGAATGGTCGGAGGAAACGCCGCCCTCTCGATGGATCTCAGCGACAAGATCAACGACGTCTTCTGGAACAGAATCTTGCCTGTGGCGCTCCTGCTGATGTTCCTCTCGCTCATACCGACCCTCAAGGGGCTTCCGGCGGTGTTCTCGACGATAGGGACGATATTCCTGGGCGTCATGACGAGCATATGGGTCTCGACGTGGCTCTTCGAGGAGGTCTTCGGCCAGCAGGTGATGTGGTTCCTGCCGCTGATGGTCTTCGTCGTGCTCATGGGAGTTGGCATCGACTACAACAGCTTCTACCTCGTCAAGGCCAGGGACGAGTTCGAGAGGAGAAAGCCCGAGGAAGCGCTGATAGTCGCAGCGGGAACCATGGACGTTCTCGTAATCGGTCTCGCGGCGGTGCTCGCGGTTACCTACGGCTCGCTGGTGCTGAGCGGGACCTGGGGAATGAGGGAGATAGGTTTCACTCTGGCCGCCGGAGTTCTACTGACGGCGACGCTGGCGGTCTACTTCATAGGGCCGGCATTCATGAGCCTCTTCGGGAAGAAGGCCTGGTGGCCCCTCTTCAAGGAGAAGTCCGAGTAA
- a CDS encoding radical SAM protein yields the protein MKKLKIYIPGLKFPSISLTGNACALNCAHCGRHYLEGMRKPERGELLNYCLNLEREGYTGCLLSGGMDGRLKVPLDFYADEIREIKRRTNLKLNAHVGFIDENDLGWVKYVDAVSLDFVGDDDVIRRVYKIDKTVDDYLRILDILTDAGVRVAPHITIGLDFGKIWWEYKAIDMLVKYPIDVLVLDVLIPTKGTEMENVPKPSVEESLDVVRYARERFEGELSIGCMRPLGRWRLEFDKGAVLAGVDRLTNPPRKVIEWAKTVREVEIIYECCVM from the coding sequence ATGAAGAAACTCAAAATTTACATCCCAGGCCTCAAATTTCCATCGATCTCGCTCACAGGGAACGCCTGCGCCCTCAACTGCGCCCACTGCGGGAGGCACTACCTGGAAGGAATGAGGAAGCCGGAAAGGGGGGAACTGCTCAACTACTGTCTGAACCTGGAGAGGGAAGGCTACACAGGCTGCCTTTTAAGCGGGGGCATGGACGGTCGCCTGAAGGTTCCCCTCGACTTTTACGCCGACGAGATAAGGGAGATAAAGAGGAGAACCAACTTAAAGCTCAACGCCCACGTGGGCTTCATCGACGAGAACGACCTGGGGTGGGTTAAATACGTTGATGCCGTCTCCCTTGACTTCGTTGGCGATGACGACGTTATAAGGCGCGTTTATAAGATAGACAAGACCGTCGATGACTACCTCAGAATTCTCGACATCCTGACCGATGCGGGCGTAAGGGTCGCGCCGCACATAACCATTGGCCTCGATTTTGGAAAGATATGGTGGGAGTACAAGGCCATAGACATGCTGGTAAAATACCCGATAGACGTTTTGGTTCTCGACGTCCTCATCCCCACGAAGGGAACCGAAATGGAGAACGTCCCGAAACCCTCCGTGGAGGAGAGCCTCGACGTTGTAAGGTACGCCCGGGAGAGGTTTGAAGGCGAGCTGAGCATAGGCTGCATGCGGCCTCTGGGAAGGTGGCGGCTGGAGTTCGATAAGGGGGCTGTTTTGGCGGGCGTTGACAGGCTGACCAATCCGCCCAGAAAGGTCATAGAGTGGGCAAAAACGGTGAGGGAAGTGGAGATAATCTATGAGTGCTGCGTGATGTAG
- a CDS encoding Lrp/AsnC family transcriptional regulator: MGSTLDTTDIRLLKELKENARENIASLSKKLGIPRTTVHYRIKKLVEEGVIEKFTVKPNYKKLNLGTTAFILARYDPDSGVNQREVAERIAALDGVYEVHIIAGEWDLLIKVRAPSSEEVGQIVVDRLREIRGVGQTVTMVSFVTVKEEL, translated from the coding sequence ATGGGGAGCACTCTAGATACCACAGATATTCGGCTGTTGAAGGAACTTAAGGAGAACGCGAGGGAGAACATAGCCAGCCTGAGCAAGAAGCTCGGCATACCCCGTACCACCGTCCACTACCGCATAAAGAAGCTCGTCGAGGAGGGCGTTATAGAGAAGTTCACCGTCAAGCCCAACTACAAGAAGCTCAACCTTGGAACAACCGCATTTATACTGGCCCGCTACGACCCCGATTCCGGGGTCAACCAGCGTGAGGTCGCCGAGAGGATAGCGGCCCTCGATGGGGTCTACGAGGTGCACATAATAGCCGGTGAGTGGGACCTCCTCATAAAGGTCCGCGCGCCCAGCTCGGAGGAGGTAGGGCAGATAGTCGTCGACAGGCTCCGGGAGATACGGGGGGTCGGTCAGACCGTTACCATGGTGTCCTTCGTGACCGTCAAGGAGGAGCTTTAG
- a CDS encoding XTP/dITP diphosphatase, with translation MRLAFITSNPGKVEEAKKYFEPLGVEVYQLRFEYPEIQADTLEEVAEYGLRWLAGRIDGPFFLDDSGLFIDALRGFPGVYSAYVYRTLGVDGILKLMEGVGDRKAHFKSVIAYWDGDVHLFTGRVDGEITHEKRGSGGFGFDPIFMPAGFGKTFAEMTIEEKNEISHRGRALKAFAEWLKENLK, from the coding sequence ATGAGGCTGGCGTTCATCACTTCTAACCCCGGAAAGGTCGAGGAGGCTAAGAAGTACTTCGAACCGCTCGGAGTCGAGGTCTACCAGCTCCGCTTTGAGTACCCGGAGATACAGGCGGATACGCTTGAGGAGGTCGCCGAGTACGGCCTCAGGTGGCTCGCCGGGAGGATAGACGGCCCCTTCTTCCTCGATGATTCTGGTCTGTTCATCGACGCCCTCAGGGGGTTCCCGGGCGTTTACTCCGCCTACGTCTACAGAACGCTCGGCGTTGATGGCATCCTCAAGCTCATGGAGGGTGTTGGGGACAGGAAGGCCCATTTCAAGAGCGTCATAGCCTACTGGGACGGTGATGTTCACCTCTTTACGGGCAGGGTGGACGGTGAGATAACCCACGAAAAGCGCGGTAGCGGGGGCTTCGGCTTTGACCCCATCTTCATGCCGGCGGGATTCGGGAAGACCTTTGCCGAAATGACGATCGAGGAGAAGAACGAGATATCGCACCGTGGGAGGGCCTTAAAAGCCTTCGCAGAGTGGCTAAAGGAAAACCTTAAATAA
- a CDS encoding adenosine-specific kinase: protein MVKIEVIDIEKPEGIEVIIGQGNFSIFTVDDLAKTLLTTVPGIKFGIAMNEAKPQLTRFTGNDPELEKLAAKNALKIGAGHLFVILMKNAFPINVLNAVKNHPAVAMVYGASENPFQVIVAETDLGRSVLGVVDGKAANRIEDDELKRERRELVEKIGYKID, encoded by the coding sequence ATGGTAAAGATAGAGGTCATTGACATCGAAAAGCCCGAGGGCATCGAGGTGATAATAGGCCAGGGGAACTTCTCGATATTCACCGTTGACGACCTCGCGAAGACCCTCCTCACTACGGTTCCGGGGATAAAGTTTGGAATAGCGATGAACGAGGCCAAGCCCCAGCTCACGCGCTTCACCGGCAACGATCCGGAGCTTGAGAAGCTCGCAGCCAAGAACGCCCTTAAAATAGGTGCCGGCCACCTCTTCGTCATACTGATGAAGAACGCCTTCCCGATAAACGTCCTCAACGCGGTCAAGAACCACCCGGCAGTGGCGATGGTCTACGGCGCCAGCGAGAACCCCTTCCAGGTTATCGTTGCGGAGACCGATCTCGGAAGGAGCGTCCTTGGAGTCGTCGATGGAAAGGCCGCCAACAGGATAGAGGACGACGAGCTGAAGAGGGAGCGCAGGGAACTCGTCGAGAAGATAGGCTACAAGATCGATTGA
- a CDS encoding Lrp/AsnC family transcriptional regulator, whose product MPEPSIEELEFLVEILDRHPLESLRKIAEEEGMDYYRLKRLYDKYYGKYLNVNAMINIKKLGLRSFVAFLSVSPERLMEVASRLTQNPFIGYVNPAFGFKNGLSVVFVAPDKQKELVGDMLSKYAEDFEYYEARAYPYSGDDNFGDWYLSYDYAILLDILKWDARTPITEIARRLGKTRPTVRYMINRLLEEEVILGFSAMIDMNVHDRGVIGITRELNEEVLERFKEYEIMPGVLPGHGYILEWFFSSKEDLGSKVLEFSNYVEKLLIEYFEPTFKEMNDRNLKNKYQRMVKKDGSGYRSILEF is encoded by the coding sequence ATGCCCGAACCCTCCATCGAGGAGCTGGAATTCCTGGTTGAAATTCTGGACAGGCACCCCTTGGAGAGCCTAAGGAAGATAGCAGAGGAGGAGGGAATGGACTACTACAGGCTCAAAAGGCTCTACGACAAGTACTACGGGAAATACCTCAACGTGAACGCCATGATAAACATCAAAAAGCTGGGATTGAGGAGCTTCGTGGCCTTTCTCAGTGTGTCCCCCGAGAGGCTCATGGAAGTTGCCAGCAGGCTCACGCAGAACCCCTTCATCGGCTACGTTAACCCCGCCTTTGGCTTCAAAAACGGACTTTCGGTGGTTTTCGTCGCCCCCGACAAACAGAAGGAGCTGGTTGGGGATATGCTCTCAAAGTACGCGGAAGATTTTGAGTACTACGAGGCCAGGGCCTATCCCTACAGCGGGGACGACAACTTCGGGGACTGGTACCTGAGCTACGACTATGCGATCCTCCTCGACATCCTGAAGTGGGACGCCAGAACCCCGATAACTGAGATAGCGAGAAGGCTGGGCAAGACGAGACCGACCGTGAGGTACATGATAAACCGCCTTCTGGAGGAAGAGGTGATTCTCGGCTTCAGCGCCATGATAGACATGAACGTCCACGACCGGGGGGTCATTGGCATCACGAGGGAACTCAACGAGGAGGTTCTTGAGAGGTTCAAGGAGTACGAGATAATGCCCGGTGTTCTCCCGGGCCACGGCTACATCCTTGAGTGGTTCTTCTCCTCCAAGGAGGATCTGGGAAGCAAGGTTCTCGAGTTCAGCAACTACGTGGAAAAACTCCTCATAGAGTACTTTGAACCCACCTTCAAGGAGATGAACGACAGGAACCTGAAGAACAAGTACCAGCGGATGGTTAAAAAGGACGGGAGCGGCTACCGCTCCATTCTGGAGTTTTAG
- a CDS encoding SPASM domain-containing protein, translating into MEKVVYDSAQSFGIDFSPNVVSVAKPPWSGRPHNGRLERLILQLGAGKGRFSEITGIPRSIGCIGNNSFILRREPMSVERVKELIKEFKLAGGKELWLTNYDSVGYLLSMASYAVEIDVPEVYAVVRIEDIDEIRPIDGVRFIAELEYSEENIQRLEAHSWLHGALVMIKGSDIDELRGLKTTFQGEIYVDVLYPGSARKLDFNVIEMKRILNPTTERYHDCLAGTLAITADGYALPCPLLRNSVVADARETGIKGILRKRRLKEFWKMTKDKIEACNTCPFRYICHDCRALEYQATGEIDGLEYCPITL; encoded by the coding sequence ATGGAGAAGGTGGTGTACGATAGCGCTCAATCATTTGGCATTGATTTCTCACCCAACGTCGTCTCTGTGGCCAAGCCACCCTGGAGCGGCAGGCCTCACAACGGCAGGCTGGAAAGGCTCATCCTTCAGCTCGGTGCTGGTAAAGGGAGGTTCTCCGAAATCACCGGGATTCCGCGCTCGATAGGCTGCATAGGGAACAACTCCTTCATTCTCCGCAGGGAACCAATGAGCGTTGAGCGCGTGAAGGAACTCATAAAGGAATTCAAGCTCGCCGGCGGGAAAGAGCTATGGCTGACCAACTACGACAGCGTTGGTTACCTGCTGTCGATGGCATCATACGCGGTTGAGATAGATGTTCCGGAGGTTTATGCCGTCGTCAGGATTGAGGACATCGATGAAATAAGGCCGATTGACGGGGTTCGCTTCATAGCGGAGCTTGAGTACTCTGAAGAGAACATACAGAGGCTTGAGGCCCACAGCTGGCTCCACGGTGCCCTGGTTATGATCAAGGGGTCGGACATCGATGAACTCAGGGGCCTCAAGACCACCTTTCAGGGAGAGATCTACGTGGACGTCCTCTACCCCGGCTCCGCCAGAAAACTCGACTTCAACGTCATAGAGATGAAGCGCATCCTCAACCCCACCACCGAGAGATACCACGACTGCCTCGCAGGAACCCTGGCTATAACAGCGGACGGTTACGCCCTCCCGTGCCCCCTCCTGAGGAACAGCGTAGTCGCCGACGCCAGGGAGACGGGCATAAAGGGCATCCTCAGGAAGAGGCGCCTCAAGGAGTTCTGGAAGATGACCAAGGATAAGATAGAGGCCTGCAACACTTGCCCGTTCAGGTACATCTGCCACGACTGCAGGGCCTTGGAGTATCAGGCGACTGGGGAGATAGACGGCCTTGAGTACTGTCCGATAACCCTCTAA